GCTTTAATACTACAAAGACAATGATAAATACTTGGGCAGACAGATGGAATGAAAGATATAGGATGAAGGAGTTTGCTTATGGTGAGCGTCCTAACAACTATTTAAGGGAGCAGTTAGAAAAGCTACCTGTCGGAACCATACTTTTTGCAGCAGAAGGAGAAGGAAGGAATGCTGTTTTTGCTGCTAAACTGGGTTGGACAGTTTCTGCCTTTGACATCAGCGTTGAAGGTCAGCGGAAAGCGCTACAACTTGCAGCAACAAACAATGTAAAAATAGATTATCAAGTTGGCGAATTACAGACATTGAATTACCAAAGCGAACAGTTTGATGTGATCGCATTAATCTACGCACATTTCCCCGCGAACATCAAATCATCTATACACAAGGCTCTTGACCAATATTTGCGAACAGGGGGAACTGTAATTTTCGAAGCATTTAGCAAAACGCACCTTGACTATAACTCAAAAAACGAAAAGGTTGGTGGCCCGAAAGACATTGCTTCCTTGTTTTCAATAGACGAAATAAAATCGGACTTCCCAAACTATGACTTTGAGGAGTTATTAGAAATGGAAATTGAACTTAACGAAGGATTATTTCACAACGGACAAGGTTCTGTGATTAGATTTGTTGGACGAAAGAAATAACATGATCAAATGACGCTGCAGCTTCTGTCCTATTTTCT
The sequence above is a segment of the Bacteroidota bacterium genome. Coding sequences within it:
- a CDS encoding class I SAM-dependent methyltransferase; the protein is MINTWADRWNERYRMKEFAYGERPNNYLREQLEKLPVGTILFAAEGEGRNAVFAAKLGWTVSAFDISVEGQRKALQLAATNNVKIDYQVGELQTLNYQSEQFDVIALIYAHFPANIKSSIHKALDQYLRTGGTVIFEAFSKTHLDYNSKNEKVGGPKDIASLFSIDEIKSDFPNYDFEELLEMEIELNEGLFHNGQGSVIRFVGRKK